One genomic region from Henningerozyma blattae CBS 6284 chromosome 2, complete genome encodes:
- the TIM12 gene encoding Tim12p (similar to Saccharomyces cerevisiae MRS5 (YBR091C); ancestral locus Anc_3.334), with amino-acid sequence MSLFLNAFNAQEADPVKIENATTQFMMMQRTFNGILDTCMAKCLQLNQGDSGDLAKGEQVCVDRCVAKIFRTHMIVHEHLRGDMFRGRDTLTKLQPRIIADGDKIEVTKLELKLIEEGRKS; translated from the coding sequence ATGTCTTTATTCCTAAACGCATTTAATGCACAAGAGGCAGACCCTGTAAAGATCGAAAATGCTACCACGCAATTTATGATGATGCAAAGAACATTCAATGGAATTTTAGATACCTGCATGGCAAAATGTCTTCAATTAAACCAAGGTGATAGTGGTGATCTAGCTAAAGGAGAACAAGTATGCGTGGATAGATGCGTTGCTAAGATATTTAGAACACACATGATTGTGCATGAGCATTTACGAGGGGATATGTTCCGTGGTAGAGACACACTTACCAAATTACAACCCAGAATAATTGCAGATGGAGATAAGATTGAAGTCACCAAGCTAGAATTGAAACTTATTGAAGAGGGTAGAAAATCTTAA
- the POL30 gene encoding proliferating cell nuclear antigen (similar to Saccharomyces cerevisiae POL30 (YBR088C); ancestral locus Anc_3.332) encodes MLEAKFEEASLFKRIIDGFKDCVQLVNFQCKQDGIIAQAVDDSRVLLVSLEIGVEAFQEYRCDHPITLGIDLASLSKILRCGNNNDTLTLIAEDTPDSVMLLFEDTKKDRIAEFNLKLMDIDADFLKIEELVYESTLNLPATEFVRVVRELGQLSDSLNITVTKETIKFACDGDIGSGTIILRPFINMENPSESIKLEMDQPVELTFGAKYLADIVKGSALSDKVAIRLSSEAPALFQFDLKAGFLQFFLAPKFNDEE; translated from the coding sequence ATGTTAGAAGCCAAATTTGAAGAAGCCTccttatttaaaagaattattgatgGTTTTAAAGATTGTGTCCAATTAGTTAATTTCCAATGTAAACAAGACGGTATTATCGCACAAGCTGTTGATGATTCTCGTGTTTTATTAGTTTCATTAGAAATTGGTGTTGAAGCTTTCCAAGAATATAGATGTGATCACCCAATTACTTTGGGTATTGACTTAGCATCCTTGAGTAAGATCTTACGTTGTGGTAATAACAACGATACCTTAACTTTAATTGCTGAAGATACCCCAGATTCTgtaatgttattatttgaagacACGAAGAAAGACCGTATTGCTGAattcaatttaaaattaatggaTATTGATGCTGATTTCTTAAagattgaagaattagttTACGAATCTACATTAAATTTACCAGCAACTGAATTTGTAAGAGTTGTTCGTGAATTGGGCCAATTAAGTGActctttaaatattactgTTACTAAAGAAACTATCAAATTTGCATGTGATGGTGATATTGGTTCAGGTACCATTATTTTAAGAccttttattaatatggAAAATCCATCAGAATCTATCAAACTAGAAATGGACCAACCCGTTGAATTAACATTCGGTGCTAAATATCTTGCAGACATCGTTAAAGGTTCAGCTTTATCTGATAAAGTTGCTATCAGATTATCAAGTGAAGCACCAGCTTTATTCCAATTTGATTTGAAAGCTGGTTTCCTACAATTCTTCTTAGCACCAAAATTcaatgatgaagaatag
- the MAK3 gene encoding peptide alpha-N-acetyltransferase MAK3 (similar to Saccharomyces cerevisiae MAK3 (YPR051W); ancestral locus Anc_3.331) has product MNIVYKPLDLDNQEQFQNLKSLIDADLSEPYSIYVYRYFLNTWPEFAYLAFSEDDIPDMPIGCIICKSEVHRDVRKRGYIGMLAVESKYRGNGIAKKLVNIAIEKMIADGCDEIMLETEVENKAALNLYERMGFIRVKRMFRYYMNHGDAFKLILPITEKCGRRSTFSQHIEVPPNGTGISKGVI; this is encoded by the coding sequence ATGAATATAGTTTATAAACCACTAGATCTTGATAATCAAgaacaatttcaaaatttgaaaagtCTAATAGATGCCGATTTGTCTGAACCGTACTCCATATATGTTTACAGGTATTTTCTTAATACCTGGCCAGAATTTGCATATTTAGCATTTTCTGAAGATGATATTCCAGACATGCCAATTGGTTGTATAATATGCAAAAGTGAAGTACATAGAGACGTTAGGAAACGTGGATATATTGGGATGCTAGCAGTTGAGAGTAAATATCGTGGTAATGGTATTGCCAAAAAATTAGTTAATATTGCCATTGAGAAGATGATTGCTGATGGTTGTGACGAAATAATGCTGGAGACAGAAGTAGAAAATAAAGCtgctttaaatttatatgaaCGCATGGGCTTCATTAGGGTGAAAAGAATGTTTAGATATTATATGAATCATGGCGATgcttttaaattaattctgCCAATAACAGAAAAATGTGGCAGAAGATCCACGTTTTCACAACACATTGAAGTGCCTCCTAATGGAACTGGCATTTCAAAAGGCGTTAtatga
- the PBY1 gene encoding putative tubulin tyrosine ligase (similar to Saccharomyces cerevisiae PBY1 (YBR094W); ancestral locus Anc_3.335): MKVLITNDDGPLNDIFSPYIRPFIQYLKKCHPEWEITVCVPDTQKSWIGKAHLAGRKLSAQFLYSDVNANDNSYRGPYNLPQYSCTDSLLPRESTKPLPKDTIEWVLINGTPASCANIGLYKLCLKKFDLLISGPNVGKNTSAAYITSSGTVGAALESVICSDTKAIAISWAYYNGVQVVDSAVMEIASARSIEVLQYLLSNWDQNYDLYSINIPLTHELNFDTKVKYAPIWENRWTCMYEGPIYNIGKTQDIQDGSKSEAITFNWSPNFDLHENSRHSIKDSEYDMHLIDRKLICVTPIRAVFHSFDKTSEYFDKEIIIPRDDIVLNKKVNGNKQLLSVVSIPKTEYIYNPLLNALKRYLPNVDFQSELSKESIKSTSKIFHYGDYEQLDMARLLSEPNNYYANSYIYRKALIRKHYLADTIKNYIVKHPESILVQSFLESFILDLDYAEFLDDSLDENWELRQELENIESKKWWIVKPSMSDKGQGIRVFKTIEDLQSIFDSFDDEPDENVDENDNENKIIISQLRHFIVQEYLKNPLLLPSMNNKKFHIRCYITCKSDLQVFVYDRMLALFAPTPFKKLDEESYTATNHQDLECHLTNTCLQEGNGKELSVMEFNNLKDISTETKKKYIDQIHEIAHDLFLAAATVNRINFQPLPNAFETYGVDLLVDSDYNVKILEVNAYPDFKQTGDELKGLIDQLFDNTVKFCVLPFFNKSFNVLPDAKSSFTKVLDHTSNSW; the protein is encoded by the coding sequence ATGAAAGTTTTAATTACAAACGATGACGGCCCATTGaatgatatattttctcCTTATATTAGACcttttattcaatatttgaaaaagtgCCATCCTGAGTGGGAAATAACTGTTTGTGTACCAGATACTCAGAAATCATGGATTGGTAAAGCTCATTTAGCTGGTAGAAAATTATCTGcacaatttttatattccgATGTTAATGCGAATGACAATTCTTACAGGGGACCTTATAACTTACCACAATATTCTTGCACAGACTCTTTATTACCTCGTGAATCAACTAAACCATTACCAAAAGATACAATAGAATGGGTTTTAATAAACGGAACTCCAGCATCATGCGCTAACATTGgcttatataaattatgcttaaagaaatttgatttattgaTATCTGGCCCCAATGTTGGTAAAAATACATCTGCTGCATATATTACTTCAAGTGGAACTGTTGGTGCCGCATTGGAATCTGTAATATGTTCTGATACTAAGGCTATTGCTATATCTTGGGCATATTATAATGGTGTTCAAGTAGTAGACTCAGCTGTGATGGAAATTGCTTCTGCTCGTTCCATTGAAGTGCTTCAATATTTGCTAAGCAACTGGGACCAGAACTATGATTTgtattcaattaatattcCACTTACTcatgaattgaattttgatACCAAAGTGAAGTACGCTCCAATTTGGGAGAATAGATGGACTTGTATGTATGAAGGTCCAATATATAACATTGGTAAAACACAAGATATCCAAGATGGTTCCAAATCAGAAGCAATCACGTTTAATTGGTCTccaaattttgatttacaTGAAAACTCAAGGCATTCAATCAAGGATAGTGAATATGATATGCATTTAATCGATAGAAAATTAATCTGCGTAACTCCAATTAGAGCAGTATTCCattcatttgataaaacttctgaatattttgataaagaaattattattcctAGAGATGATATAGTTTTAAATAAGAAAGTAAATGGAAACAAACAACTCTTGTCTGTTGTTAGTATCCCAAAGACAGAATACATTTATAATCCATTACTAAATGCCTTGAAAAGATATTTACCAAATGTTGATTTTCAATCCGAATTATCAAAAGAGTCTATTAAAAGTACTTCTAAGATTTTTCACTATGGGGATTATGAACAATTAGATATGGCAAGATTATTATCTGAAcctaataattattatgcAAATTCATACATCTACCGAAAGGCTTTAATTAGAAAGCATTATTTGGCTGatactattaaaaattacatcGTTAAACATCCTGAATCTATATTAGTTCAGTCATTTTTGGAATCATTTATCTTAGATCTGGATTACGCTGAATTTCTAGATGATTCGTTGGATGAAAATTGGGAATTAAGAcaagaattggaaaatatcGAATCTAAAAAATGGTGGATTGTAAAGCCAAGTATGAGTGATAAAGGTCAAGGTATTAGAGTTTTTAAAACCATTGAAGATTTACAATCTATTTTTGATTCATTTGATGATGAACCCGATGAAAATGtcgatgaaaatgataatgaaaataagaTTATTATATCGCAGTTACGCCATTTTATCGTTCAAGAATACTTGAAGAAtcctttattattaccatcgatgaataataagaaattcCATATTAGATGTTATATCACGTGTAAGAGTGACTTACAAGTCTTTGTATACGACAGAATGCTTGCATTATTTGCACCAACTCCATTCAAGAAATTAGACGAAGAATCATACACTGCCACTAACCATCAAGACTTGGAATGCCATTTAACAAATACATGTTTACAAGAGGGGAATGGTAAAGAATTATCTGTTATggaattcaataatttaaagGACATATCTACcgaaacaaaaaaaaaatacattgaTCAAATTCATGAAATAGCACATGACTTATTCCTTGCTGCTGCAACAGTAAACagaataaattttcaacCTTTACCAAACGCTTTTGAAACATATGGTGTTGATTTATTGGTGGATTCAGATTACAATGTCAAAATATTGGAAGTTAACGCGTATCCAGATTTTAAACAAACTGGTGACGAATTAAAGGGATTAATTGATCAATTGTTCGACAATACTGTCAAGTTCTGTGTCTTACCATTTTTCAACAAGAGTTTCAATGTTCTCCCAGATGCTAAGTCTTCTTTTACCAAAGTATTGGACCATACATCTAATAGTTGGTAG